The Deltaproteobacteria bacterium genome has a window encoding:
- a CDS encoding DUF559 domain-containing protein, translating into MLLYNDRLKPYSQNLRKNMTDAEKALWLKLRSKQIKGYQFYRQKPLGRFIVDFYCPTGELVIEIDGGQHYLDEEKAKDSQRDSYLESIGLHVLRISDREVIDNMNGVLEKIWSMM; encoded by the coding sequence ATGTTGCTGTACAATGATCGTTTAAAACCGTATTCCCAGAATCTTAGAAAAAATATGACAGATGCTGAAAAGGCGTTGTGGTTAAAGTTACGGAGTAAACAGATAAAGGGATATCAGTTTTACAGGCAGAAGCCTTTAGGAAGATTTATAGTTGATTTTTACTGTCCCACGGGGGAGCTGGTTATAGAGATTGATGGTGGACAGCATTACTTAGATGAAGAAAAAGCAAAGGATAGCCAACGAGACAGCTATTTGGAAAGTATCGGATTACATGTGTTGAGGATCTCAGATAGAGAAGTTATTGACAATATGAATGGAGTTTTAGAAAAGATATGGAGTATGATGTGA